In the Halorussus rarus genome, CCTGGTCGATGTCGGCGTCGTTATCTCCGCCGCTCTGGTCTATACTCGCTTCGTTGCTCTGGCTGATGTCGACCGACGACTCGCCGTCGCAGTCCTCGTCCGTCGCGTGGGCCAGCGCGCCGCCGCTCATCGCGGCGCCGACGAGCGCCGTGGCGACCAGCAGCGCGAGCAGGGTTCGTAGTGCGCGTTTCATGGGTTGTCTCCTTGGTTCGGTTTCGCCGCTGGACTCGCGGGGCGGTTCCCCCGCAACTCCATCTGGACAGAAACCCGCCCGAACCGAAGAACGAGGTTCTCAGTATTGCAAGCGTCTCGCGGCTCCGCCGGTTCTAGGTATCTAGATGCCGTCCGTCTCGGATACCTAGCGTCTCACTCTACCGTTGCGGGTCGCCACGAGTCGAACGTGAGGGAACGACGATGGCCAGCAAACGATACGACACGCCGAACCACCCCAGATGGGACGCGCGGACGACCGAGACCCGGTCCACCGACCCGCCGTCCCGGTGGCAGTCCGGGCGCGCTCGCGCCGAGAGGCCCGCCAGTGACGCGGCGACCGGTAGTGACACGCCGCCGGCGCTGGTGACGCGCGCGGAGACGGACGACGCGCCGGTGGAACTCTCCGACGGCCCGAACTGGACCCGGATCACCGCCGAACTCCCCGACCGCTCGCTCGACGACGTCCGGATCACCGCCGCCGGGACCGCGATACGGATTCGCGCCGCGTCCCCGGCATCGTCGGACCGGTCGGACGGTATCGACCGGACGATCGCGCTCTCGGGGGCCGCGGACGCCGACGGAGCCGTGGTCGCGTACTGCGACCCGGTGCTGAGCGTCCTCGTTCCGAAGCGCGATGCCGCGTGACAGTTCGCGATGCGACCGTCCTCACTTCCTGCCGCGGTCGATCGCGGTGAACTCCTCGAGCATCTCCTCGAAGCTCTCCGGCGGCACGTCGAGCCCCTCGCGGAGCTCCGTCGCCCGTCGGCGCATCCGGACGTACTCGCTGGAGTCCTCGAGCTGCTCGGGCGTCTGCTCGGACTCGAGGACGGCCAGCTTGGCGGTGAGGGCGAACAGCTCCGAGACGGGGTCGTCGTACGACGCCGCCGCCAACTGCTGGTCGATCGCGGCGAACAGGTCCTCCCTGTCGGTGGGCTTGCAGAGGTAGTCGTCGAACGGCATGTCGACGATCTCGAAGCCGGGGTTGACCGCCGTGACCATGATGACCCGGCACTCGTACCCCCGCTCGCGGAGCTCCCGCAGCACCTCGTCGCCGGAGAACGGCATGCGCCGGTCGAGCAGGACCACGTCGACGTCGTCGTCCATCTCCGCGAGCGCCTCCTCGCCGCCGTACGCGGTCCGCACGTCGGCGTACCGCCGGCGGAGTCGGAGCGCGTACGCGTCGGTGACCTCGGGCTCGTCGTCTACCACGAGCACCGTGGCGTCCCGGGGTTGGTCCATGGTATCAAAGGACAATGAGGGTAGGTCGCTGCCCGAGTTATACCTTTCGCGCCCCGCCGGTTCGGGCGCCCTCGACGACGGTGAACTCGACGATAGTGGGACGCCACAGGAGGGACGACCGGGGGCGGAGACACCCGGAGCTATTAGTGTGCATTGGTAGCAGGTACCAAGAATGGGGCTGAGGCTGCGGACCAAGTTCGTCGTCATCCTCGTGGCGATCACGCTCGTGCTGGGCGCGTCGGTCTACGTGACGCTGGAGTCGTACCAGCGCGACGCGGTGGCCGAGACGCGCGCGAGCGTCGACGAGACCGCCCGACTCGTCGCCGACCAGATCGACGCGTCGGTCCGCGACACCCGCGACGACGTGGGGAAGGTCGCCTCGCGACCGCGCGCGAGAGAGTTCGACGAGAGCGGCCGGTTCCTGGACGCGTTCCTGGCGAACTCGCCGTTCTACGCGGCGCAGGTCGTCGCCGCCAACGGGACGGTGGTCGCGTTCCGCGGCGACGTCTCGGCCGAACAGCGCCGGTCGGTCGTGGGCTCGGACCGCGGCGACGTCCCCTACGTCGCGCAAGCGCTCCGGGGACGGACCTACCTCGGTGACGTCCGGTACGTGGCCGAGACCGGCAAGCACGCCATCGTCTTCAGCGCGCCCATCATGCGGGGCGCCGAGGTCGAGGGCGGGCTCGTGGCCGCGATGTACCTCGACAACCAGACGGCGTTCGACCTGCTCCCGCCGCTGGAGACCAGCTCTCAGACGGTCGAGATCACCGGCAGCGGGGCGGTGCTCAGCGAGAGTCGCCGGACGTTCGGCGCGTCGGTCCGGAGTTCGGCGGTCGTCGAGTCGACCGGCTGGGAGGTGACCGTCACCAGGGACCGGACCGCGCTCGACGCGCGGCTCCGACGGCTCGCGGCGTCCCAGGCCGCGGTGCTGGGCGTGCTGTTGCTGGCCATGGTGGGCTTCGGCTACTGGCAGTACGCCGTGAGCCTCCGACAGACCGAGCGGCTCCTCGCCGGGTTCGACAGGCTCGGCGAGGGCGACTACGACCACACGGTATCGCTGCGGGGCGGTTCCGAGTGGGAGCAGATGAGCGCCGGCTTCGACGAACTGGCGGGGACGCTGCGGGCCCGCGAGGCGGCGCTGCGCGAGCGCCAGCAGCGCCTCGAGGTCCTCTACCGCGTGCTCCAGCACAACCTGCGCAACCGGATGAGCGTCATCCTGAACTACGCGGACGTCGTGGAGGAGACGGCCGCCGACGAGGCGATGGCGAGCGCCGCCCGGACCATCCGCGACGTCGGCTGGGAGGTCACGAGCCTGAGCCGGAAGGCCAGACAGATCCGGAACGCCATCGAGGCCGACCACGAGCGCCGGCCCATCGAGGTGACCGACCTCGTCGCCGAGGTGGTCGCCGACGTCGGCGAGGAGTACCCCGACGTCGAGGTGACCGCGTCGTTGCCCGATTCGGTTCGGGTGCTGGCGCTCCCGTCGCTGCGGCTGGCGGTCGAGAACGTCTGCGAGAACGCGTGCGAGCACAACGACAGCGCCGACCCGCGGGTCGAGGTCTCGGTCGCCACCGTCGAGCGCGACGGCGAGGGCCTGGAAGGACCAGGGAAGACGAGTGACGCGGGCGAGCAGGGGGGACTGGAACGCGCCCGGGCCGACCCGCACGACAGAGCCGGCTGGGTCAGCATCGCGGTGGCGGACAACGGCCCCGGCATCCCCGAGCAGGACCGGACCGCCATCGGCGAGGGCCGGGAGACCGACCTCGAACACGCGAGCGGGCTCGGCCTCTGGCTGACCTACTGGGTGGTCGACAACTCCGGCGGGCGGCTCCGGTTCGCCGAGAACGACCCGCGGGGCGCCGTGGTGACCCTGGAGCTACCGCGCGCGTCACCCGACGGCGGGGCGGACGACGGGACGGCCGGCCGGGTCCGAGCCCGCGGGTAGCGTCCGGGCCGACGATAGCGTCCGGTCCGGCGGTTCACCGACTGTCGCTCCTCCGCGCGAAGCCGACTCGTTCGTCGTGGTTCCCGGGCTGACCGTGACGTTCCCGGCGAACCGGTCGTTGACGTACAGCGCGTAGGTGCCCGGGTCGTCGAACGACTCGACGAACACCGTCTGGCGGGTGCCGTTGGGCGCGATGGAGAGCTCCCGGCGGTCGACCACGGCGTCTCCGCTGAGGAGCTTCACGACGTAGGTGCCGTCGGCGCCGCCGACGTTTGTCACCCGGACCAGGACCTCCGTGTCGTCGCCGGTGCGGATCTCGGTGACGCGCACGACCGCGTCGTCGATCTGGAACTTGGCCTGCTTGATGCCGGTCGCGAAGTCCGCCAGCCCCGTCGCCCGCGCCTCGTAGAAGTAGTGTGTGGGGCCCTCGTCGACGAGCTGGGTCGGGAGTTCGGTCCACGTGCCGTTCTGCCGGGTGTAGAGGGTGACGTCCTCCGGTCCCGTCTCGTTCCCGGCCAGCTGGTCCTTGCGGACGCGGAAGACGACGCTGACGTTCCGGAGGTCCTCGTCGGGGATGGTGCTGTTCATCGAGACGAACGCCGCGTCCTCGGTCCCGTCGTCCGGGTCGAACGGCGGCGTCCCCTCGAGCCGCTGGGTGCTTTTCGTCACGTTCAGCGTGAAGTTCTCGGTGCGCTCGGGGGTGAACGCGATGGAGTCGATCGCCACCGCGTCGTCGCGAGTGAGCGGCCACGAGACGTTCACCGACTGGGAGACGTTCGCCTGGACGTCCGTGACCGACACGTTCACGATGGTCCGGTCGGCCAGCACGGTCGAGGGCGAGACGTCGGCCACCATCGGCGTGTTCGTCAGCCAGACGTTGCGCTGGGGCTCGTCGGGGTCGTCGCTCATGACGTGGAGCGTCGCGAACCGCGACCCCGATTCCGGCGGGTCGAACGTCACCGCGACGGTCCGGCTCCGGTCGGGTCCAATCGTGAACGGCCCCGCGTCGGCCACCTCGAAGGCGGTCCGGTCCGGACCGACGACGCTGACTGCCCGGACCGTCAGCGGCGCGTTCCCCTCGTTGGTCAGGGTGAGCGTCTCGGTGACCGGCCCGTCCGTCGCGTTCTCGAACCGGAGCGTCTCCGGTCGGACTTCCACGTCCGGCGCGAGCCCCGTCCCGCGGAGGTCGGCCGCGACCGCGTCGCCGTCGTCGGTCTCGACCCGGAGCGTCGCCGTCGCCGTCCCCGCCGACGCCGGCGCGAACGCGACCGCGATCACCCGGCTCTCGCCGGGTTCGAGCGTCCCCGGTCCGCCGCCCCGCAGCGTCTCGAACGCCGCGGCGTCCGGTCCCGCGACGGTCGTCTCCTCGATGGCGACCGGAGCGTCCCCCGCGTTGGTGACCGTGAGGAGTCGGGGAATCCGGTCGGTCGACGGCCCGCCGACCCGGACGCGCCCGAACTCGACGGCCTCCGGAGTCAGTTCGAGGTCGGACGCCTGGGCCGGACGGGCCGCGTCGGCGCGGCTCTCGGGCGGTCGGAGCGCGGCGGCAGGGACGACTACCGTCGAGACGACCGCGAGACACAGCAGCACCGCCATCGCGCTCCTCGCCCCTATTGTGGTAATCGGTATCATACCACTCATTTCGGGCTACGACAACCCCCGTCTTGTAGATACGGATGTCTCGGATTTCCGGTAGCAGGAGGTCGCCTCCGTACCGACGGTCCGGACGGACATGGGGTGGCGAAGATTCACGTGGAGGTGTGTGGTATCGTATGGCATGGAAGTCGTCATCGACAACGTGACCGACGGGGTAGTGGTCGTCGACGCCGACCTCCGGGTCACGTCGGCGAACGCCGTGGCGGCCGACCTCCTCGGGACCGACGCGGCGGCGCTCGTCGGAGCCGACCTCAGGGAGGCGTTCCCGCGGTCGGCGGCGGCGACGTTCCGCGAGCACTTCGGCGGAGAGGACCCGAAGCACGCGGAGGTCGCCTTCGAGGAGTACTTTCCGGACCTCGAGGCGTGGCTGGCCGTCAGGACGGTCGCGGCCGAGGAGGAGCTCGCGGTGTACCTCCGGGACGTCACCGACCGGAGGCGCCTCGAACGGGAGCTCGACGACCGCGAGCGGGAGCTGGTCCGACTCGGTCGGAACAACGCCATCGTCCAGCGCATCGTCCGGGACCTCGTCGGAGCGACGACCCGCGAGGAGATCGAACGGACGGTCTGCGAGCGGCTGTCGTCGAGCGACCGGTACGAGTTCGCCTGGATCGGCGAACTCGGGACGGGCGACGACGCGATCGCGCGGCGGGTCGCGGCCGGCGAGTACGAGGGCATCCTCGACCTCGTCGCCGAGGAGCGCGGCGACGCCGCGCCGGTCGGGCCCGAGCGCGCGGCCGTCGAGACGGGCGAGACGCAGGTCGTCGGACAGCTGGTCGACGACGAGTCGGTGCCCGAGCCGGTCCGGCGCGAGGCGTTCGCGCGCGGGGTGCAGTCCAGCATCGCCGTGCCGCTCCGGTACGGCGGCACCACGTTCGGCGTCCTCGGCGTCTACGCGACCCGCCCGGACGCGTTCACCGACCGCGAACGCGGGAGCCTGGAGACGCTCGGCGTGGCCGTCGGATTCGCCATTAACGCGGCGCGCCAGCGCACCCTCCTGCTGTCGGACGCGGTGGTCGAACTCGCGTTCGACGTGACCGACTCGACGGCGTTCTTCGCGTCGGCCTCGGCCCGGCTCGACTGCGAGATCGCCCTCGAGGGCATCGTCCCGCTGGACGAGCGCTCGCTGCTCGGGTACGTCCGGGTCGAGGGGGCGGCCCCGACGGACCTACACGACCTGGCCGCTGACCGAGCCGAGGTCGACGTCGGTCGCGTCGTCCACGAAGCCCCGGAGGAGGCCGGCGGGCTCGTCGAGGTCACGCTGTCGGGCGGGTCGCCGGTCCTCGTGCTGGTCGAGCGCGGCGCGACCGTCCGGACCGCCGAGTTCGACCGGGGCGCCGGGCGCGTCGTCGCGGAGATCGGAATCGGAGAGGACGTCCGGGAGATCGTCGAGGCCCTCGGTGAGGCGTTTCCGGCGTCCGAGCTCCGCTCGAAGCGCGAGCGCGAGCGGTCGGTCGAGACCGCCCAGGAGTTCCGGAGCGCGCTCCGCGAACGGCTCACCGACCGCCAGCGCGTCGCGCTCCGGACCGCGTACGTCGGCGGGTACTTCGAGTCGCCCCGAGACAGCACCGCCGAGGAGATCGCCGCGGCGCTCGACGTCACCTCGCCCACGCTCCACTACCACCTCCGGGCGGGACAGCGCAAGCTGCTCGATGCCTTCTTCGACGACGAGGCGACGGTCGAACGACTCTCGGACGTCGACGAGTGGCGCGCGAGGACCGGCGAATGACGGGCGACGGCGCCCCTCGGAACGACGAGTCGCGCACGGAGACCGGCGACACCGAATCTGCCGACTCCGCGCCGGTCGCCGACGCCTCGTCGGACGCAGAACTCTTTCGCGCGTTCCCCGACCCGCTGCTCCGCTACGAGCGCGAGGGGGAGGCGGCGGTCGTCCGGGCGGTCAACCCCGCGTTCGAGCGGACGTTCGCCGTCGGCGGGTCGGCGGTCGCCGGCGACCCGCTGGCCGACCACCTGCCGGTCGACGCCGAGGCGGCGACCGCGGAGGACGTCCGGTCCCGCCTCGAGGACGGCGACGCAGTCACGGTCGAAACCCGGTGCGGAGAGGGGGACGAGCGGTGCCACTTCCGACTCCGGACCGTCGACGACTCCGACGAGGCGGCGACCGTCGTGGTCTACACGGACGTCACCGACACCGAAAGGCGGGCGCGCGACCTCGAGGCCCGGGTCGAGCGGCTCGAGCGGTTCGTCGACGTCGCGGCCCACGACCTCCGGAATCCGCTCGACGTCGCCAAGATACGCGTCGAGGCGGCCCGCGATTCGCCCGAGGACGTCCACTTCGAGCGGGCCGAAGCCGCGCTCGATCGGATCCAACGCATCGTCCGGGACGTGCTTTCGGTCGGAAGCGCGGAACCGGACCTCGACGAGGAGACGGCGCTGGAAGGGGTCGCGGAGGCCGCCTGGTCGACCGTCGACACCGACGCGGCGACGCTCGTGCTCGACGACGACCTTCCGACCGCGGTGGCGGATGCGGACCTCCTCCAGCACCTCTTCGAGAACCTGTTCCGGAACGCAGTGGAGCACGGCTCCACGAGCCCTCGCTCGCAGGCTCGCGAGGACGCGGTCGAACACGGCGACGGCGACGTGACCGTGCGGGTCGGCGACCTGCCGGACGGCTTCTACGTCGCCGACGACGGCCGCGGCGTCCCGCCTGCGGAACGCGAGCGCGTGTTCGACCCGGGCTACTCGACCGCGGACGGCAACACCGGGCTCGGACTGGTCATCGTCCAGCAGACCGTCGAGGACCACGGGTGGAGCGTCTCGCTCACCGAGTCCGAGTCCGGGGGAGCGCGCTTCGAGTTCACCGGGGTGCGGACGGACGGCCCCGACTGACGACGCTTCCACCAATCGGTACCGTCGTACCGGGCAGAGTTACGAACTATCTAGAGGCGGTTCCCGCGCCGACGTCGCAAGCAATTAGAGCCCCGTTCTACCGGAGTCGGGGCCAAAACGACGATCGAGGGAGACAGATGATAGACGAGCGCCACGAATCGGACGACCGGATCGCGCGGTACCCCGCCCGCGAGCCGTCGATCCCCGAGACCCACGACAGCATCGAACTGACCGACCACGCGGTCGTCGTGTACGACCGAACCGACGCGGACCGGTGGCTCTGGTCCGACGCGGCCGTCCAACTGGAGAAGTGCCGCTGAGCAGTCCCGGAGCCTCTTTCCCCAGGACCGAACGATGGTATATCGCTCGACGGTTTACTGTCCGTCGTCGGTCGAGTACCCCATCTCGAGCAGTTCGTCGAGGACGTCCGCGCGGTTGCGGAGCGCGGCGCGGTACACGGCTTCCCGGACGTCGAACTTCGGGATCGACCGGCCCAGGTCCGATTCGAGTTCCGTAACGAGGTCGCGCTCGCCCTCGACGACGTCGTCGTGGACGAAGAACGTCAGGCGCTCGTCGCGCTCGAACTGGACGGACTTGTCCTGCACCGCCCGGCGGACGATGTACGGCCGCTGGTGGCCCGACGAGTCGCCCGCGGACGACGGGGACCGTGACGAGGACGACGCCGAGGAATCCGGCCGAGAAGACGACGACGCGGGCGCCGAAGAGCCGGCAGTCGAGGGGGAGGAGGAGGTGTCGGTCTCGGACGCAGTGCTCGTCGTCGACTCGCCCTCGGCTGTCGCCGCTCGGCCCTCCGCCGTCCGAGCGGTCGAGTCCGCCTCCTCGGCGGCACTGTCCGCGCCGGCGTCGCCCGCTTGGGCTTCCGCGGCGGTGTCGCCGGCGTCGTCTGCCTCGTCACCGTCGTCCGTCTCGTCGGCGTCGTCGCTCCAGAGGTCGTCGCCCGACCCCGACTTGAGTCCGGTCATGCCCGGACCTCCGCGCGGTCGCGGTCGAGACTGCCCGGTTCCGGCGGGTCCGGCGCCTCGACGCCGCCCTCCGATTCGAGGTGCCGGGCGAGCTCGTCGAACTTCGCGAGGGTCTCCAGTTCGTAGTCGCGCTCTCGGTCGCGGTGCTCGCGCACGTACGCGTACGCGCTACAGTTCTCGCGCCAGCACCCTTCGAGCAGCGAGGTGCGGTCCCGGAGGACGACCGGGACGTCGAACCCCTGATCTTCGACCTCCTCGATGACGGCGCCCTGGTCGCGCGTCCCCTTGACGCGGTTCGGCACCGCCGCGAGGACGCCGATGTTGATCTCCAGCTGCGCTTCGAGGTTGGTCACGAGGTCGTTGAGCCCGCTCATCGAGGCCTGGCCCTTCCCCGACGGCTCGACTGGCATGACGAGGTTCCGGGTCGCGTCGAGCGCGTTGTAGAGGTGGGGCCCCGAACTCGCCGGCGGGTCGACGATGAGGACGTCGTACTGCTTGTGTACCTCCGCTTCCCGGAGGACCCGCTGGAGCTGTGTCCACATCGGGAACGACTCGCCGAAGTCGCTCCGGGCCTCCTGTTCCTTGCGCAGCGTCTCGCCCAGGTCCTCGAGGCGGTTGTGCTCGGGGACGACGTCGACACCCTCCGCAGTGGACTCGATCAGGTCCACGAACTCCCCCTTCCCGCGACCCACGAGGTGGTGGACGAGCGTGTCGACCTCGCCGTCCGCGCGGTCGTGGTCGACGTCGAAGAGGTAGCTCAGGTCGCCGTCCTGGGGGTCGAGCGGGACCGCGAGGACGTCGAGACCGGCTCTGGCGTGCGCGACCGCCAAGTTCGCGGTGAGCGTCGTCTTGCCGACGCCGCCCGCTTCGCTGTAGACCGCGTACGATAGCATGTACGGGTGCCATCGGAGACTTGGATTATAAGTTTTCGTCAGACGTTTCGTTTGCACCACTCGTTTGCTTGCTTCATTTGTAATCAACAATTGTAACTCGTATTTGGAACAACCATTTGTAACGCCATCTTGAAGCAGACGTTTGTGGCACCCACATGCAACAACAGATTCTAACAAGTGTTTGCGTCAACGAGTTCGTTCGGACGGCCGAAACTAGCAGTTCTAGCAACCGGACTGAGCGAACATTCGGATGAATCACTCGGAGTAACTGGTTCCAGGAATCGTTTGCCGCAACCGGTTAGTGGGTGCCGACCAGTAATCGACACCCACCTGTTGGAACTAATACCAATGTTACAACTAACCGTTTGTAACGGGCACTTGTAACAAACAGTGTAAGTAAGGCCGGGCGAGAAGAAGCTCGACGGGAAGACAAGTGTCCGTCAGAGATACCGGTCGAAGATGTCCGCGAGCTCCGATCGAACGAGGTCGCGCATGGCGTCGGCGCGCGCCAGCCGACGCGTGCGCTCGTCGAGGTAGTTGCGCTCGGAGACCGAGGCGTCCCGGCTGCCCTGGGCCGACGCGACCGCAGCGGTACCCGCCCTGATGGACGGGCGCTGGCGGCGGTAGAGCCGGTACCACGTCCGCCGACCCATCTTCGGCAGCGGCGGGCCGCCCGCGACCTGAACGTCCGCCCGCTCGCCCAGTTCGCGGAACCACCGCCGCGCGGTCTCCGTCGTCATGGGTCGGCCGTCTGACTGCCCGGGGAGGAGGTAGCCGGTCCACGCGTCGTTTTCGTCGAGTGCGTCGATGCGGTTGCGGACCGCGTCGACGCCAACCAGGAGTTCGACCGTGTTCCGCGTGCGGCGTGCGTTCTTTCGCTCGCCCGCAGCGAACTCGACGTAGGGGACGTCCCCGTCGCCGGGGTCGAGCACGAGCTGGTCGACGTGGAGTTCGCAGGTCTCCACGGGTCGCAGTCCCCAGCCGGCGAGCGCGAGCAGGAGGAACCGCTCGTCTCCGTCCGCCGCCGCCAGGAGGGCGGCGAGGTCGTCGCGGCCGAGCGCCGGGTGGTCGTAACGGGGGTCCTCGTCCCACCCGAACCGGTTCAGGAGATTCGACGCGGGATTGTAGAGTCCGCGGCCCATCTCCTCGAGGAACGTGTACCAGTTCTGGACGGCGGAGACGTACTTCTTCTTCGAGGCGAGCGTCCCAAGCTCGTCGTCGAGCACGCGGAAGGTATCGCGCACGCGCGCGATCTCGTCTGGCTTGGCGGTCTCGTCCAGCAGCGGCGTGAGCAGGTCGTCGGTACCGGTCGTCTCGCAGTAGGTCGTGACGTAGGTCCGGAGACGGGAACGGCGGGGGCCGACCGTGGTCTCGGCCCGCCCGCGGTCGCGTTCGAGCTCTTCGAGGTAATCGTCGAGCGCTTGAGCCGTGGGCTCGTGGTCGATACCCCAATCGCCTTCATCGTCGTCGTCCCCGCTCGGCGGAAGACCCACCGCGTCGTAGAAGTCGCCGGGCGAGAGGT is a window encoding:
- a CDS encoding response regulator: MDQPRDATVLVVDDEPEVTDAYALRLRRRYADVRTAYGGEEALAEMDDDVDVVLLDRRMPFSGDEVLRELRERGYECRVIMVTAVNPGFEIVDMPFDDYLCKPTDREDLFAAIDQQLAAASYDDPVSELFALTAKLAVLESEQTPEQLEDSSEYVRMRRRATELREGLDVPPESFEEMLEEFTAIDRGRK
- a CDS encoding DUF7331 family protein, translating into MIDERHESDDRIARYPAREPSIPETHDSIELTDHAVVVYDRTDADRWLWSDAAVQLEKCR
- a CDS encoding sensor histidine kinase, translating into MTGDGAPRNDESRTETGDTESADSAPVADASSDAELFRAFPDPLLRYEREGEAAVVRAVNPAFERTFAVGGSAVAGDPLADHLPVDAEAATAEDVRSRLEDGDAVTVETRCGEGDERCHFRLRTVDDSDEAATVVVYTDVTDTERRARDLEARVERLERFVDVAAHDLRNPLDVAKIRVEAARDSPEDVHFERAEAALDRIQRIVRDVLSVGSAEPDLDEETALEGVAEAAWSTVDTDAATLVLDDDLPTAVADADLLQHLFENLFRNAVEHGSTSPRSQAREDAVEHGDGDVTVRVGDLPDGFYVADDGRGVPPAERERVFDPGYSTADGNTGLGLVIVQQTVEDHGWSVSLTESESGGARFEFTGVRTDGPD
- a CDS encoding tyrosine-type recombinase/integrase; translated protein: MPNYARFDTLDDFERFYREEIAPALRDDPDADVDPDRETPTYAWLKRNYSGFVERLRRDYDLSPGDFYDAVGLPPSGDDDDEGDWGIDHEPTAQALDDYLEELERDRGRAETTVGPRRSRLRTYVTTYCETTGTDDLLTPLLDETAKPDEIARVRDTFRVLDDELGTLASKKKYVSAVQNWYTFLEEMGRGLYNPASNLLNRFGWDEDPRYDHPALGRDDLAALLAAADGDERFLLLALAGWGLRPVETCELHVDQLVLDPGDGDVPYVEFAAGERKNARRTRNTVELLVGVDAVRNRIDALDENDAWTGYLLPGQSDGRPMTTETARRWFRELGERADVQVAGGPPLPKMGRRTWYRLYRRQRPSIRAGTAAVASAQGSRDASVSERNYLDERTRRLARADAMRDLVRSELADIFDRYL
- a CDS encoding bacterio-opsin activator domain-containing protein, whose protein sequence is MEVVIDNVTDGVVVVDADLRVTSANAVAADLLGTDAAALVGADLREAFPRSAAATFREHFGGEDPKHAEVAFEEYFPDLEAWLAVRTVAAEEELAVYLRDVTDRRRLERELDDRERELVRLGRNNAIVQRIVRDLVGATTREEIERTVCERLSSSDRYEFAWIGELGTGDDAIARRVAAGEYEGILDLVAEERGDAAPVGPERAAVETGETQVVGQLVDDESVPEPVRREAFARGVQSSIAVPLRYGGTTFGVLGVYATRPDAFTDRERGSLETLGVAVGFAINAARQRTLLLSDAVVELAFDVTDSTAFFASASARLDCEIALEGIVPLDERSLLGYVRVEGAAPTDLHDLAADRAEVDVGRVVHEAPEEAGGLVEVTLSGGSPVLVLVERGATVRTAEFDRGAGRVVAEIGIGEDVREIVEALGEAFPASELRSKRERERSVETAQEFRSALRERLTDRQRVALRTAYVGGYFESPRDSTAEEIAAALDVTSPTLHYHLRAGQRKLLDAFFDDEATVERLSDVDEWRARTGE
- a CDS encoding choice-of-anchor D domain-containing protein → MAVLLCLAVVSTVVVPAAALRPPESRADAARPAQASDLELTPEAVEFGRVRVGGPSTDRIPRLLTVTNAGDAPVAIEETTVAGPDAAAFETLRGGGPGTLEPGESRVIAVAFAPASAGTATATLRVETDDGDAVAADLRGTGLAPDVEVRPETLRFENATDGPVTETLTLTNEGNAPLTVRAVSVVGPDRTAFEVADAGPFTIGPDRSRTVAVTFDPPESGSRFATLHVMSDDPDEPQRNVWLTNTPMVADVSPSTVLADRTIVNVSVTDVQANVSQSVNVSWPLTRDDAVAIDSIAFTPERTENFTLNVTKSTQRLEGTPPFDPDDGTEDAAFVSMNSTIPDEDLRNVSVVFRVRKDQLAGNETGPEDVTLYTRQNGTWTELPTQLVDEGPTHYFYEARATGLADFATGIKQAKFQIDDAVVRVTEIRTGDDTEVLVRVTNVGGADGTYVVKLLSGDAVVDRRELSIAPNGTRQTVFVESFDDPGTYALYVNDRFAGNVTVSPGTTTNESASRGGATVGEPPDRTLSSARTLPAGSDPAGRPVVRPAVG
- a CDS encoding sensor histidine kinase, producing the protein MGLRLRTKFVVILVAITLVLGASVYVTLESYQRDAVAETRASVDETARLVADQIDASVRDTRDDVGKVASRPRAREFDESGRFLDAFLANSPFYAAQVVAANGTVVAFRGDVSAEQRRSVVGSDRGDVPYVAQALRGRTYLGDVRYVAETGKHAIVFSAPIMRGAEVEGGLVAAMYLDNQTAFDLLPPLETSSQTVEITGSGAVLSESRRTFGASVRSSAVVESTGWEVTVTRDRTALDARLRRLAASQAAVLGVLLLAMVGFGYWQYAVSLRQTERLLAGFDRLGEGDYDHTVSLRGGSEWEQMSAGFDELAGTLRAREAALRERQQRLEVLYRVLQHNLRNRMSVILNYADVVEETAADEAMASAARTIRDVGWEVTSLSRKARQIRNAIEADHERRPIEVTDLVAEVVADVGEEYPDVEVTASLPDSVRVLALPSLRLAVENVCENACEHNDSADPRVEVSVATVERDGEGLEGPGKTSDAGEQGGLERARADPHDRAGWVSIAVADNGPGIPEQDRTAIGEGRETDLEHASGLGLWLTYWVVDNSGGRLRFAENDPRGAVVTLELPRASPDGGADDGTAGRVRARG
- a CDS encoding ParA family protein, with protein sequence MLSYAVYSEAGGVGKTTLTANLAVAHARAGLDVLAVPLDPQDGDLSYLFDVDHDRADGEVDTLVHHLVGRGKGEFVDLIESTAEGVDVVPEHNRLEDLGETLRKEQEARSDFGESFPMWTQLQRVLREAEVHKQYDVLIVDPPASSGPHLYNALDATRNLVMPVEPSGKGQASMSGLNDLVTNLEAQLEINIGVLAAVPNRVKGTRDQGAVIEEVEDQGFDVPVVLRDRTSLLEGCWRENCSAYAYVREHRDRERDYELETLAKFDELARHLESEGGVEAPDPPEPGSLDRDRAEVRA